From a single Micromonospora sp. WMMD1102 genomic region:
- a CDS encoding YciI family protein → MQQYLLSIYQGDGDPPGPEILDPIMANLAALNKEMKAAGAWVFSAGLHPASTATVLRPRDGEVLVTDGPYTEGKEHLGGFTVIQASDLDAALEWGAKLARAIGLLPIEVRPLADEADSCDPPGA, encoded by the coding sequence ATGCAGCAGTACCTGCTCAGCATCTACCAGGGCGACGGCGACCCGCCGGGCCCCGAGATCCTCGACCCGATCATGGCGAACCTGGCGGCCCTGAACAAGGAGATGAAGGCCGCCGGTGCCTGGGTCTTCTCCGCCGGTCTGCACCCGGCGAGCACCGCGACGGTGCTCCGGCCGCGTGACGGCGAGGTGCTGGTCACCGACGGGCCGTACACCGAGGGCAAGGAGCACCTCGGAGGCTTCACCGTCATCCAGGCCTCCGACCTCGACGCCGCGCTGGAGTGGGGCGCGAAGCTCGCCCGCGCGATCGGGCTGCTGCCGATCGAGGTACGGCCACTGGCCGACGAGGCCGACAGTTGCGATCCACCCGGTGCCTGA
- a CDS encoding ribokinase has translation MRSGSGQVRVAVVGSANLDLVVSTPTLPRPGETVLGGALRTIPGGKGANQAVAATRAGARCDFLGAVGRDGFADQLRANLADAGVDLRRLRTVPGPSGVALIAVDADAENLIVVAPGANAELTSLDADDRAAVVAADVLLCQLEVPLPVVTQAARWGRSAGTTVVLNAAPARRLPAELLDAVDVLVVNQVEAATVAGLAADTA, from the coding sequence ATGAGGAGCGGATCGGGCCAGGTCCGGGTGGCGGTGGTCGGCAGCGCCAACCTGGATCTGGTGGTGTCGACTCCGACGTTGCCGCGGCCGGGCGAGACGGTGCTCGGCGGCGCGCTGCGGACCATTCCGGGCGGCAAGGGCGCCAACCAGGCGGTGGCGGCGACCCGGGCCGGGGCGCGGTGCGACTTCCTCGGCGCGGTCGGGCGGGACGGCTTCGCCGACCAACTCCGCGCCAACCTGGCCGACGCCGGGGTGGACCTGCGGCGGCTGCGTACCGTGCCGGGGCCGTCCGGGGTGGCCCTGATCGCGGTGGACGCCGACGCGGAGAACCTGATTGTGGTGGCACCGGGCGCGAACGCCGAGCTGACCAGCCTGGACGCGGACGACCGGGCCGCCGTGGTGGCGGCGGACGTGCTGCTGTGCCAGCTGGAGGTGCCGCTGCCGGTCGTCACCCAGGCGGCCCGGTGGGGCCGGAGTGCCGGTACCACAGTGGTGTTGAACGCCGCACCGGCCCGGCGGCTGCCGGCGGAGCTGCTCGACGCGGTCGACGTGCTGGTGGTCAACCAGGTAGAGGCGGCGACGGTGGCCGGACTGGCCGCCGACACGGCGTGA
- a CDS encoding transposase family protein, giving the protein MLSYPSTIPLSSRTLNHLADLIRAHRKQHRSRWRRLAPGRQALLALAHLRNGDTYTRLAAGFAVGVTTAWRYVQEAIALLTAVAGDLAAAMRRIRRLAYAILDGTLIPIDRIAEQKPYFAGKHKRHGVNVQVIADPAGRLVWASPALPGSTHDLTAARIHGIIDALTSADVMTFADKGYQGARGSVRTPFKRHRFRPKLSHRQKAVNRAHTRIRACGERAIATLKTWKILAKLRCCPRRATTTVQAILVLHHVEANHYAG; this is encoded by the coding sequence GTGCTGTCTTACCCCTCCACGATCCCGCTGTCCAGCCGGACGCTGAACCACCTCGCCGACCTCATCCGAGCGCACCGTAAGCAGCATCGATCCCGCTGGCGGCGTCTCGCGCCGGGCCGGCAGGCGCTGCTCGCTCTGGCCCACCTGCGCAACGGTGACACCTACACCCGGCTCGCCGCCGGGTTCGCCGTCGGTGTCACCACCGCCTGGCGGTACGTGCAAGAAGCGATCGCCCTGCTCACCGCGGTCGCTGGGGACCTGGCCGCGGCGATGCGGCGCATCCGACGCCTGGCGTACGCGATCCTGGACGGCACGCTGATTCCGATCGACCGGATCGCCGAACAGAAGCCGTACTTCGCCGGCAAACACAAGCGGCACGGCGTGAACGTGCAGGTCATCGCCGATCCAGCCGGTCGGCTCGTGTGGGCCTCACCGGCACTGCCGGGCTCGACACACGACCTCACCGCCGCCCGCATCCACGGCATCATCGACGCGCTGACCAGCGCGGACGTGATGACCTTCGCCGACAAGGGCTACCAGGGCGCCCGAGGCAGCGTGCGCACGCCGTTCAAGCGGCACCGCTTCCGACCGAAGCTGTCACACCGGCAGAAGGCGGTCAACCGGGCGCACACGAGAATCCGTGCTTGCGGCGAACGAGCCATCGCCACGCTCAAGACCTGGAAGATCCTGGCCAAGCTGCGCTGCTGCCCACGCCGCGCCACCACGACCGTGCAGGCCATCCTCGTCCTGCACCACGTCGAAGCCAACCACTACGCAGGATGA
- a CDS encoding sugar ABC transporter permease, with protein sequence MTPTPIPTPIPTASPVEAGRAGDVPGSAGRRRRRRIGRFTPRDIAVIGLLLGLPLLLDLVLIWGPTLASIGLSFTSWDGLGEIRPVGLDNYVNIVSNYPPFWPAVRHNLLWLAFLGLVATPFGLFLAVLLDREMRFTRFYQTAFYLPVVLSLAVVGFIAQLLFSRDYGAANAILGRTDNPVDWLGDPSINLWSVLLLVGWRHVGYVMLLYLAGLKAVDPTLKEAAAIDGANEPQTFFRVVLPTLRPVNVIVLVITVIEALRAFDIVYAINRGRNGLELLSVLVTDNIVGEASRIGYGSAIAVILLLISTGFIAVYLVQVFRRGDEA encoded by the coding sequence GTGACCCCGACTCCGATCCCGACGCCGATTCCGACGGCCTCGCCGGTCGAGGCGGGGCGGGCTGGAGACGTACCCGGATCAGCCGGCCGGCGACGACGGCGCCGGATCGGCCGGTTCACCCCGCGCGACATCGCGGTGATCGGGCTGCTGCTCGGCCTGCCGCTGCTGCTGGACCTGGTGCTGATCTGGGGTCCGACGCTGGCCTCGATCGGGCTGTCCTTCACCTCCTGGGACGGGCTCGGCGAGATCCGGCCGGTCGGGCTGGACAACTACGTCAACATCGTCAGCAACTACCCGCCGTTCTGGCCGGCGGTCCGGCACAACCTGCTCTGGCTCGCCTTCCTCGGCCTGGTCGCCACCCCGTTCGGGCTCTTCCTGGCAGTGCTGCTGGACCGGGAGATGCGGTTCACCCGCTTCTACCAGACCGCGTTCTACCTGCCGGTGGTGCTCTCGCTGGCAGTGGTCGGCTTCATCGCCCAGCTCCTCTTCTCCCGCGACTACGGTGCGGCGAACGCGATCCTCGGCCGGACCGACAACCCGGTCGACTGGCTCGGCGACCCGTCGATAAACCTCTGGTCGGTGCTGCTGCTGGTCGGCTGGCGGCACGTCGGGTACGTCATGCTGCTCTACCTGGCCGGGCTGAAGGCCGTCGACCCGACCCTGAAGGAGGCCGCCGCGATCGACGGGGCGAACGAGCCGCAGACCTTCTTCCGGGTGGTCCTGCCGACGCTCCGCCCCGTCAACGTGATCGTGCTGGTGATCACCGTCATCGAGGCGCTGCGGGCGTTCGACATCGTCTACGCGATCAACCGGGGGCGAAATGGCCTTGAGCTGCTCTCGGTGCTGGTCACCGACAACATCGTCGGTGAGGCCAGCCGGATCGGGTACGGGTCGGCGATCGCGGTGATCCTGCTGCTGATCTCGACCGGCTTCATCGCGGTCTACCTGGTGCAGGTCTTCCGGCGGGGGGACGAGGCGTGA
- a CDS encoding carbohydrate ABC transporter permease has translation MAIRIFLWVVALGWLVPLLLPLYASLRPYAETAAEGYFSLPKTLNFDYYVQAWQGGNLPRHFLNTLLVAVPAVLLTLFFASFVAFLISRRRLPGGRLLLILFTAGNLLPQQVVLTPLYLMYTKLPLPWWMSWPSELVYDSYWGIIAIHVAFQTGFCVFVLSNYMDTVPRELIEAATVDGAGVWRQYWQVVLPLVRPALGALGTLEFAWIYNDFLWAVVLMSTGDKLPVTSALNNLRSVYFTDYNLLAAGSILVALPTLIVFFVLQRQFVAGLTLGANKG, from the coding sequence GTGGCGATCCGGATCTTCCTCTGGGTGGTGGCGCTCGGCTGGCTCGTCCCGCTGCTGCTGCCGCTCTACGCGTCACTGCGGCCGTACGCCGAGACCGCCGCAGAGGGATACTTCTCGCTGCCGAAGACGCTGAACTTCGACTACTACGTGCAGGCGTGGCAGGGCGGCAACCTGCCCCGGCACTTCCTGAACACGCTGCTGGTGGCCGTACCGGCGGTGCTGTTGACGCTCTTCTTCGCCTCGTTCGTGGCGTTCCTGATCTCGCGGCGCCGGCTGCCGGGGGGCCGGCTGCTGCTGATCCTGTTCACCGCCGGCAACCTGCTGCCGCAGCAGGTGGTGCTGACCCCGCTCTACCTGATGTACACCAAGCTGCCGCTGCCGTGGTGGATGAGCTGGCCGTCGGAACTGGTCTACGACTCGTACTGGGGGATCATCGCGATCCACGTCGCCTTCCAGACCGGGTTCTGCGTCTTCGTGCTGAGCAACTACATGGACACCGTTCCGCGCGAGCTGATCGAGGCGGCGACGGTCGACGGGGCCGGGGTGTGGCGGCAGTACTGGCAGGTGGTGCTGCCGCTGGTCCGGCCGGCCCTCGGCGCGCTCGGCACCCTCGAATTCGCCTGGATCTACAACGACTTCCTCTGGGCGGTGGTGCTGATGTCGACCGGCGACAAGCTGCCGGTGACGAGCGCGCTCAACAATCTGCGGTCGGTCTACTTCACCGACTACAACCTGCTGGCGGCCGGGTCGATCCTGGTGGCGCTGCCGACGCTGATCGTCTTCTTCGTACTGCAACGGCAGTTCGTCGCCGGGTTGACTCTCGGCGCCAACAAGGGTTGA